CCCGGCAGCGCGCTGTTATACACCGTGTAGCGGCTTACCTGGCCCCCGTCCACTTTATATAGGCCTTTCTCCCGGGTGCCTGCCCACAGTGTGCCGCCGGGGGCGTGGCAGATGGCGGTGTAGGCACCTTTCGGGAGGGCTTCATATAACCGGAATTTTCCCTTTGACTGGTAGTAGGCGCCCTGGCTGGTAGCCAGCCAGATGCGGCCGAGCGAATCTTCTGAGATGGCATGTATCTGGCTGGCCGGCAGCCCTTCCGCCGTGCCCATCTGCCGGAACCCTGATCCGTCATATACGGCCACTCCGGCGCTTGCCGTGCCTATCCACAGGCGTTGCTGGCTGTCCTGGAAGAGGGTGGAGATGTTATGGCTGGGCAGGCCGTCCCGCTCGGTATAGTTGTGGAAATCGATGCCGTCGAAGCGGCTGAGGCCCCCGCGGGTGCCCAGCCACAGAAACCCCTGGCCATCCTGCAGGATAGCGGTAATCTGCGACTGCGGCAGGCCCTGCTCCAGCGTCCAGCTACGGAAATTATACTGCTGCGCCTGCGCAGGACAGGAAGCAGCGAGCAGACAAAGCAGCAAAAGAAGGCGTACGCAGTACATCAGGGACTCATTTGTTTTACCCCCGTTGCGGCCGCAGCAGATAAATGCGCCATATCACGAGGTGTCAGGGTATTTAATGCTTACGAAAGCCAAAGCGAAAAGTGAACGCCAGAAATAGTTATAAAGTTTTAGCGAATGCCTAAAACTTCTTTGTAAACAGCAAACGTTCTTATGGCAGTCTGCTCCTGCGTGAACGTTAGCGCCAGTTGGTAAGCCTGCTCCACCAGGCGCTCGCGCAGCGGTGCATCGCGCAGCACCTGCTGCACATGGGTTGCCAGTGCCTTTGCATCTCTGAGCGGGGCCAGCATGCCGGTCTGCCCGTGCCGCACTATCTCCGGGACCCCCCCGGCGCTGGTGGCCACCACCGGCACCTTGTTGGCGAAGGCGTCCAGGACAGTGCTGCCGATGCCTTCTTTTACCGTCGTGAACAAGAAAACATCCAGCTCGGCCAGCACCTCTTTCGCGTTGGTGAGAAAGCCCGTGAACACTACATCATCCTGAAGCCCTAAATGTACAGCATGTTTTTTTATCTCTGCCTCCAGAGGGCCGCTGCCGATGGCGAAATACTTTGCATTCACCCCACTTTCCTTCAGAATCCTCGCTGTCTCCAGAAAGGTAAAGTAATCTTTGTGTTTGTCGAGCGCCGATACGTTGCCGATGAGTTTCAGGTACTGGGGCACCTGGTAGGCGCTGCGGAGGAAATTCCGGTTCTGGCTGACGTTCGCAGTGGCGCCCTTCAGGTCGATGCCGCTATATACGGTTACGCACTTGCTGCCGTCCTGTATGCTAGCCGCCATTTGCCTGCGCACGCTGTCCGATACGCAAATAATGCGTTTGATACCGCTGTAGTTGTATTTGAAGGTGGAGAAGGGGTTGCGGCCGATGCTGAACTCCACGCGGCGGCTCAGCACCAGGCTGGCCCGCGCGCCCAGCATATGGGCCAGCACGCCCAGCGTGTGGGCCAGGCTGGAGTGCATGTGTACCAACTGAATTTGGTGCCGGTTTATATATGCTTTCAACCTGCGAGCATCGCTAAGGAGCCGCAGCTTTGAAAAGGAGAGCGCCAGGTACGGGAGGCGGTGCTGCTGGCAGTGGGCCTCGAAGGCGGAGCCGCGCGGGCAGGCCACGTAGCTCTCTGCCTGGTGCCGCTGCAACTCCGCCACCAGGTAAGCCACCTGCTGCTCGCCGCCGCGCCACGTTTTCTCCGATACCAGGTGCAGTACGCGCATCATTGTTCCGCTTGTTGATTTTCCTCCTGCAGCCGCCACATCTTCAGGTAGCGCATAAACACGCTGCTGGCTGCCAGGTAAGCGATGATAAACCCGACGCGCCCGTCCAAAACCCCCAGCTTCAGGAAGTACTGCTTCAGAAAGCGGACCATTGGCTTCACGGCCAGGTGAAAAAACGTCACTTTGCCTGTCCGCTTCGCCTTGTCCTGCGCCGAAAGCCAGCTGTACTGGTTCCACTTGTCGAGGAAGTGCGGCAGGCTGCGGTAGGTGTAGTGCAGCATCTGGTGGCGGAGCTTGCCGATGTTGCCACCGGGCACCACCAGTTCTTCGTGTACCTGCTTATCGGAGTAGCGGCACTGGCTTTTGTCGAAGAGGCGCACCACCGCGTCGTTTTGCCAGCCGCTGTACCGCACCTCCCGACCCATGAAAAAGTTTTTGCGCCGGATTTTGTAGGCGGGGCTCACCGGCGAGGCTTTCAACAGCTGTGTCAGTTCCTGCTGCAGGCCGGCGGGAATGCGCTCGTCTGCGTCCAACATCAGCACCCAAGGCTGCGTGGCCTGCTCCATGGCCCAGTTGCGCTGCCGCGAGTAGTTGTCGAAAGGGCGCTGCAGAATCCTGACAGGGTACCGGCGCGCTATAGGCAGGGTGTTGTCGGTGCTGTAGGAGTCTACCAGCAGCACCTCATCCGCCCACAGCAGCGACTCAATGGCGCCTGCAATAAACTGCTCTTCGTCCTTGCATATAATAATGGCGCTTACACCCGGCATTGGAGAGGAGGTATATAGAAAGGAGTTTTAGATTAATTTGAAAACATGCCTGCCGTATAAATCATATATAAAGAGGGGCGGCAACGGAATATAAAACGGAAGTATATATGGGTAGGCTGTAGATGGCTGCTGAAAGGCAGAGCCCTATATAAAAGAAGGTGCTTCCACATCTTCCTGAAAGCACCTTCTTTTATATAGGTTCATATATGGCCGCTGAATTTATCGCTTCTCCATCGGAACGTAATCGCGCTCCGTCTCTCCTATATATACCTGGCGCGGGCGGCCAATCGGTTCCTTGTTCTCGCGCATCTCTTTCCATTGGGCTATCCAGCCCGGCAGGCGGCCCAGGGCAAACATCACCGTGAACATATTGGTCGGGATGCCGATGGCGCGGTAGATGATGCCGGAGTAGAAGTCCACGTTCGGGTACAGTTTGCGCTCCACGAAGTATGGGTCGTTCAGGGCGGCTGCCTCCAACTCCTTGGCGATGTCGAGGATCTGATCCTGTACGCCGAGGGCGTTCAGCACCTCATCCGCTGATTTCTTGATGATTTTGGCGCGCGGGTCGAAGTTCTTGTAAACCCGGTGCCCGAAGCCCATCAGACGGAACGGGTCGTTTTTGTCTTTTGCCTTCTCGATAAACTTCTTCGAGTCGCCGCCGTCTGCTTTGATGGCTTCCAGCATCTCGATCACGGCCTGGTTGGCACCGCCGTGCAGCGGGCCCCAGAGCGCGCTGATACCGGCAGAAACCGAGGAATAGAGGCTGGCATGGGCAGAGCCCACCAGGCGCACGGTGGAGGTAGAGCAGTTCTGCTCGTGGTCGGCGTGCAGGATAAGCAGCTTGTTCAGGGCGTCTACCACCACCGGGTCAACCTCATAGTCCTCCGTTGGGTAGGCAAACATCATGTGCAGGAAGTTAGAGCAGTAGTCCAGCTTGTTTTTGGGGTATATCACCGGGTGCCCGATAGAGTTTTTGTAAGACCAGGCGGCGATGGTTGATATCTTCGCCATCAGGCGGATGATGGAGAGGTCCATCTCCTCGGGCGATTGGTTCGACTTAAGCGACTCGGGGTAAAAGGCAGTAAGAGAGCTGACCAACGCAGAGAGGATGCCCATCGGGTGCGCCGTGTAGGGGAAGCCGTCCAGGATCTTGCGCATGTCCTCGTTCACCAGGGTATGGCGCTTGATCCTGTCGCTGAAATCGTTGAGTTCCGTTGCCGTGGGCAGCGCACCGTAGATGAGCAGGTAAGCCACCTCAATAAAGCTCGACTTCTCGGCCAGTTGCTCTATGGGGTATCCTCTGTAGCGCAGCACGCCTTGCTCACCGTCCAGAAATGTGATGGCGCTGGTGGTGGCTCCGGTGTTTTTATAGCCTGCGTCCAGGGTGATATAACCAGACTGCGCGCGCAAAGATGAAATGTCAATGGATTTCTCATCCTCGGCACCCACTACTACTGGCATTTTATAGGAGTTGCCCTCTAAAATAATTTCAGCATTTTCTGACATGTTTATTTTTTTTAATGTCCTGTGTTGTGTCTCTTACCAGAAGCGAAATTATGGAAAAATGTTCTAAAATGAAATCAGGCATATCCATTATATCTGGCGGGGGCAACGACAGTGGGAACCTGTCGGGCTGCATATTACGTAAACGGCGGCAGGCGAAAAAGTTTGTTCCGACAAATATTTTTGCCTGCGGGTCATGTTTCCCTGCCCGCCGCGGCCGCCCAGCGGGCGCTGTGCGGGGGTAAAGAGGCAACTAAGGGCAGGGCAAGGCGTTATAAAAGTAAGCACTGTCCGAACCGGATATATAAGGTGCCCCACGCAGCGCCTTTGGCCGGATCAGCAGGTCCCAGGGGCCACCGGGCAGCTAAGCGCCCGCACTGCAACCCTGCGGCGGTAAGCGGGGTATGTAATTAAAATTTATATATTTGCGTATACTACGCGACAGCGGATTTATATTTAAGTACAAATTCCACGCAGATGAGCGAGCAAACGGGTAAACAACTGAGTAAGGAGGAGAAGGACGCGCGGTTTGAGGCCGAACTGCTGCCTGTGCTCGACCCCCTGTACAACTTTGCCTACCGGCTCACCTTAGACGAAGACGACGCCAACGATCTGGTGCA
This window of the Pontibacter russatus genome carries:
- a CDS encoding glycosyltransferase family 4 protein; the protein is MMRVLHLVSEKTWRGGEQQVAYLVAELQRHQAESYVACPRGSAFEAHCQQHRLPYLALSFSKLRLLSDARRLKAYINRHQIQLVHMHSSLAHTLGVLAHMLGARASLVLSRRVEFSIGRNPFSTFKYNYSGIKRIICVSDSVRRQMAASIQDGSKCVTVYSGIDLKGATANVSQNRNFLRSAYQVPQYLKLIGNVSALDKHKDYFTFLETARILKESGVNAKYFAIGSGPLEAEIKKHAVHLGLQDDVVFTGFLTNAKEVLAELDVFLFTTVKEGIGSTVLDAFANKVPVVATSAGGVPEIVRHGQTGMLAPLRDAKALATHVQQVLRDAPLRERLVEQAYQLALTFTQEQTAIRTFAVYKEVLGIR
- a CDS encoding glycosyltransferase family 2 protein translates to MPGVSAIIICKDEEQFIAGAIESLLWADEVLLVDSYSTDNTLPIARRYPVRILQRPFDNYSRQRNWAMEQATQPWVLMLDADERIPAGLQQELTQLLKASPVSPAYKIRRKNFFMGREVRYSGWQNDAVVRLFDKSQCRYSDKQVHEELVVPGGNIGKLRHQMLHYTYRSLPHFLDKWNQYSWLSAQDKAKRTGKVTFFHLAVKPMVRFLKQYFLKLGVLDGRVGFIIAYLAASSVFMRYLKMWRLQEENQQAEQ
- a CDS encoding citrate synthase, with protein sequence MSENAEIILEGNSYKMPVVVGAEDEKSIDISSLRAQSGYITLDAGYKNTGATTSAITFLDGEQGVLRYRGYPIEQLAEKSSFIEVAYLLIYGALPTATELNDFSDRIKRHTLVNEDMRKILDGFPYTAHPMGILSALVSSLTAFYPESLKSNQSPEEMDLSIIRLMAKISTIAAWSYKNSIGHPVIYPKNKLDYCSNFLHMMFAYPTEDYEVDPVVVDALNKLLILHADHEQNCSTSTVRLVGSAHASLYSSVSAGISALWGPLHGGANQAVIEMLEAIKADGGDSKKFIEKAKDKNDPFRLMGFGHRVYKNFDPRAKIIKKSADEVLNALGVQDQILDIAKELEAAALNDPYFVERKLYPNVDFYSGIIYRAIGIPTNMFTVMFALGRLPGWIAQWKEMRENKEPIGRPRQVYIGETERDYVPMEKR